ataaaaataaatactgcaatacatgcattttatttattgccaTAAAAAGgagtacaattttataataatacatgcaaaattttctatgcaaaacatgaataataataaatagtaacattatttatgattatgcATACATCTGTTACATTtgtttagatatataaaaatgaattaattaattaaaaatcaatggaATAGGATAAGATTTAATTGTGGatatgtaatattgttttattaatctatttatACAGTCAGTCAGTTATTGTATCGATCATTGAACTGTTGAATTATACTGTTTGATCTAATGAGATGAATTATTCTGTTTGATTAGAtgaaataatgcatttttctaatagttataaaataaaagtgaattattttattacaaaatcatCTTATACGGCTCGGTTCCAAAACAAAGATTTGACTGTTTGTGGTTTTTTGTGCATTCTGGCGTCGCCGTCTGATCCTGGCAGCCAAAAATGGTACAAACAGACTTGGATCGTGTTCGATATTATTTCCACCCTGGATAAGCCGAACTGTAATACTAGCCACATATCCAACTATTAGAGTAATTGTCAATCCCATAGGGTTATACCATAAATAAGAAATGCGATACAAATAGAAGTACGATGACTCCGGCTGTATAgtactgtaaaaaaaagaaatgatttataaaaactaaattaaatataacccGATGAATATTTTAGGTATGTATAATTTAGGTgctaattaaaagattttttttttttttttgtaaaatcttgTAATGTTATgttcttcaatttttctttgttttgtaGTACAAAATacctaattaataaaactctcTTTTtcataatgaaaatattacgtGCTCTTGAATTATACTCGtgaaaaatgcatttattattatcttttatcttcaaatttatttcaattaaatcatCATACGCACCATGCGTTGttgatcatttttttctttcctacctgttgtttaataaatttattttcatttgatTCAGTTTGCAATGAGCGAGATAAGTGGTTAATAATagtagtaaatataaaatttattttcgttaGTTAACATCCGAATAATGTTAACATCCAAATATTGCGCGACGTTTAAGATGAgaattttagttaatttagagagtatttTGTCACCGATACCGATTGAATATTAAGTTTGCTACGTTTTGAGAACATTCTACCtgttaaaatctatttgtTCAGTAAACATCAATGCTGTAGAATTCACGCAACCTTTGGTCGATACAGGTAACATTGGAACTGGTGGCTTAGGTTGCCCAAAAGCGGCCCACAAGCAGACGATTAATGCCGTAATCATGCCAATGATAGTTCCTATTTCATTAGCATTTTCACTGAACATTCCGAGAGTAAAAATACCTAAAATCGGCCCGCCGATAGCTCCGTGAATGCTAAAGGCAATGGCCACTATTCTGCCCATTGTTTTTGCGAGTAGCGCTAAACACATACAAATAATACCATTTAAAACAGTAAGAAGTTTGGCTGTGAAAGTAGCCTTTTCATCAGAAAAATGTATTCCAAATTTTCGATGTATTGGCTTTACATAGTCCTCTAGTGCTACCGCGGCTAACGAATTCATCATAGCGGAAATCGTGCTCAGGCTGGCGCTGAAAACACCAGAAACGATAATACCAACTACTCCAGGTGATAAATTTTCCACGGTGAAATGGGGCAATATTTTGTCGTAGGTTGAAATTTTTCCGGAAACAACAGGATCGCAATCTTTATAAACCGCATAAATTGCCAATCCGGCGAAGCATGTTAAAAAGCCTACCAATAGGATAAATGGACCACACAGTAATAGCGCATTTATGGCCACTTTTACACTTCTGCAGGAATAAGAAAAGTTGTTATGTGTACGAtagcaaacattttttaaacaaatatttgaacaaagtttaataatcaatactacgttattttattatattgtgtatatttatattttatttaatcaaaatttaattataagtaacttaagtataagtaatatgatttaaaaaatttgatttatattaataaaatttaaagagaaaaataaggtgtagcatcaataatatttacgataaaatatgaaatatgcaTTTACGTACTTAACAGTCATTAAACGTTGAACTTGCACCTGGTTAACGGCAACATAAGCTAGACCTATTGATCCTCCTCCAATTAAAAGACTCCACCACGTGTATTGTACAGTCGGATCTAAAGTcgttctaattaaaaaaagattattaatagccctattattttatttacttaattatatattgtattatcatAATCAACCTACTCTAACGTACTCAGAAAAATCTATACGCTGTCCCTCTTGTGCGATACGCCAAATGCCACCGATTCCTCCATCAATGTTTTGGGCAATGGCGATGATGATGATGGAGAGGGCAATTATCATAAGCAAGCCCTGGAAGATGTCGGTAATCAAAACCGCTTTGATGCCACCCAATGTAGAATAAGAGGTACAAATTACGCCGAGTACTAAAATGCTCATGGTACTAGACAAACCCGTAGTAGCTTCTAGAGCTAATGCAGGAGCGTACAACATCACACCGGTTAGTAACAACGTTTCGGTGAAATTAGCCGCGCTTACGAGCAATCGCATGTACAAACCAAATCGCTTTTCTAGATACTAAAAAAAGCAGATATAtaaggaaaataatattacgagtagcataaaaaatacagtcatttaaatatatttctctttcctcttctttcttataactttttagaaacaaatttactaaagataaaaaactctcttatattttttattcaaaatatttcaaaaagctttaatttatttttattttcgaattaattttagaaatttttaaattaattttttactgtatctttatttaaaatttgacagATTTAACTTATTTGATGTTTGAGCGAGGTGTTAAACAAGTAATCTTAAAGCTTTCAAATATTGTTTAGACTAGTAAACGAACGGTATTACTCTTACAATCATCCGATGATTACCTCATAAATGCTTACGACCTTCAGCTCGAAGAAGACTGGCAGATAACAAAAGGCTATAATCGGCACAGTGTAAAGGCCGACTGTAtagaataatacaattatcaGGCCGCGGATGTAACTTTCCCCACTCATTCCAAGCATAGTAATTCCTGATATATGAGAGGCCATCATTGCGATTGAGAGGGGTAAAATACCTAATGAGTTGTCCGCGCTGAAGTATTCCTAACGACGATAATTGTGCAATCGATTAAACAGCAATCTCGAACAGAAGAAGCATCTGTCGTAtcatgtaacatttttttaaagagattcTCTGCCCGTCATTGTCgcaattgataaaatttattgatgtaTATCTTGAtatctttttatgttttaatgaaagatttacttataataattttttaatcagtttgatgaacaaaatattgaaatatgatCTGCTTGGATATGTGATTCATCAATTAAAACATCCGtgttcttaattaaaatgccAATTTAAATCAgtctttcataaaattatggaaaatattacttatacaatatcttgaaaaattataattggtagaataattatttacaaatattttttttacaaaaaataagataattctaTACTATTCGAATAACAatattacagatatataatttgatgtatcacagatatttttttttagttacggctatttttttcgtaaaaattgtgaaagatAGCCAATGTTTATGTTtcgatattttgataaaaattttcattaaatattttttaaaattgtcgaTAGTGTGTTACATGTTTTAAGTTTGTAAAGTAATATACtaaacgttattaaaaaataataaaaataaaaatgttttttggattaaaaaatcGTAGCAACAGTTAAGTAACACATGGAAGATTTGGTGAAACAGTCCGGATTTAATTGATTTGTCacgtataaattttgtaaactgaCCGCTGCAGTACTTTGTCGACCACCGCTAAATCGATAGTAGAGCCCAATAATGACAGAGATCGACATGATTGCACCGATCACAAGATAATCTGCCCATTGTAACCTGTTAATTTCGTTTTCAACAATTGTCTACAAATAAGAAACGAAaaacaagttattttttattataatttatttaaaaagcacaattttttaacaatttaattttaaaatatgtgattAATCTAACATCtgattaataactttaaaattataatgaaattatgaagagtgtaaataaatttagtgtcttttttaaataaaatttaaattcattagTTGGTTAAGTAATACAAACTTACATatggtgaaaaaaatatagcgaTGTTTATTAgatgaatttattaatgcattttttcatttcttcaataatttttaagtttgaaTCAGATAAATGATTTTCCACcagaatgaataaaaatatagtggTAGTGGAGTCAAGTCTGGAGGActtaacattttcttaaaatgttttaaaatttatttacaaaattgcaaataataagcctattttgtgtaaaaaattattaatgtaattattattaatacttacaTTAGTGGTATTTATATCCATCCTGTAAAATTTACACCGtttgatgaaaaattgaattttaatcaccacttaaattttttgaaaattctttaatcgtgctatttaaatttttgaaatttctattagagtaaaaaatttacacgaCTTTTTTATACTTCGAAAACTCTAAAGCGCAAGGTCCAAATTGTCATGAACGTTCGACAAGGTCTGACTGACGAATGTGTCCGCTTCCATTGCATGTTCTAAAACGCATGAGAATTATTACGTAAAGAATTGCTCGGCAAGTTTAACATTAAAGCACGCAAACTACGGAAATTTCATCAGTAAATTAGACTTCGTAATATCTAATAGAGGTAGTAGTATGTTgtttaatactaattaatgGTCGAATAAAACGTTTGTACATTAATACCAtgaatattagtaaaaataaaaatttgtaacaaaatatattagatattagatatatacgtctattgtaaaaaaaaattttttaataataccttCTTAGATCAGCAGATATAGGAATGTTGTGATtgatatctataatattaaatacgttGGTTGAA
This genomic stretch from Monomorium pharaonis isolate MP-MQ-018 chromosome 4, ASM1337386v2, whole genome shotgun sequence harbors:
- the LOC105839839 gene encoding putative sodium-dependent multivitamin transporter; the encoded protein is MDINTTNTIVENEINRLQWADYLVIGAIMSISVIIGLYYRFSGGRQSTAAEYFSADNSLGILPLSIAMMASHISGITMLGMSGESYIRGLIIVLFYTVGLYTVPIIAFCYLPVFFELKVVSIYEYLEKRFGLYMRLLVSAANFTETLLLTGVMLYAPALALEATTGLSSTMSILVLGVICTSYSTLGGIKAVLITDIFQGLLMIIALSIIIIAIAQNIDGGIGGIWRIAQEGQRIDFSETTLDPTVQYTWWSLLIGGGSIGLAYVAVNQVQVQRLMTVKSVKVAINALLLCGPFILLVGFLTCFAGLAIYAVYKDCDPVVSGKISTYDKILPHFTVENLSPGVVGIIVSGVFSASLSTISAMMNSLAAVALEDYVKPIHRKFGIHFSDEKATFTAKLLTVLNGIICMCLALLAKTMGRIVAIAFSIHGAIGGPILGIFTLGMFSENANEIGTIIGMITALIVCLWAAFGQPKPPVPMLPVSTKGCVNSTALMFTEQIDFNSTIQPESSYFYLYRISYLWYNPMGLTITLIVGYVASITVRLIQGGNNIEHDPSLFVPFLAARIRRRRQNAQKTTNSQIFVLEPSRIR